Genomic DNA from Scomber scombrus chromosome 21, fScoSco1.1, whole genome shotgun sequence:
aaggagggagagagggagggagggaggaaggaaggacagaaggaaggaagaaagggggatggaggaaggaaagaaggaagggaggaaagagagaggaaggaaagaaagatagaaggaggaagggaggaaggaaggacagacgtaaggaaggaagggaggaaagaaggaaggaagggaggaaagaaggaacagtcaaaacagacggggtaaatttgacccgggaggacgacaggaaggttaatgacTCTGCAACATGCGTTCTGTCCTCTTACTGTATTTATGTCTCCTGTGCAGCTACAGTTTGTCTTTATACATCTTCTATAGGAGTCATTATattacacagaatataaaacaatatgattatttttactttttctctttcagtatTGTGCTGGAAGCTGCGAAGGTTGTGTTCATGGCAAACGACCCTGAGAGCCGGCTGTTCCAGCAGTGGAGCTGCAAGGTTTGCTTTCTACTTTCTTTGCTCTCCATCTTTTGAAGTTGCATTAGTATGGAGGGAAAAACCCATCTATCCTTCAGCTCAGagggtttgttttatttagtaaGGTGTtgttccagcagcagcagaacagcttcaatgatCCTTGTTTTAATGCCTGTGGAGCTCTGAtggagagatgatggagagatgatggagagatgatggagagatgatggagagatgatggagagatgaaCACATATTCACTTCTATTGGTGTTTAGTGTCTGATCTATAAATCTGCTGTAGGTTTTTAACTATgggactgttccttctttcctcccttacttccttccgtctgtccttcatccctccctccttctctctttctttccttcctatctctttcctcccttccttctttccttcctccatcccccttctttccttccctccttccttccttccttcctttccttcctcccttccttcttctctctttctttcctcccccctaccttcctcccttccttctttcctctgtccttctttccttgggTCCTCCCTTCTTGttttcccttctccctccctccctccttcctactttcctaccgtccttccttccttctttcctccgtccttccttccttcctttccattcctcccttccttcctccctcctttccttccttcttacatccttcctccttcgctctttctttcctcccccctaccttcctcccttccttcattcctctgtccttctttccttccttcctcttttcctttctcgctccctccctccttccttctttcctaccgtccttccttcctgctttcctccgtccttccttccttcctttcctcccttccttcctccctactttccttcctttttccatcctccctcctttccttccttcttccatccttccttcctcccttccttctttcctctgtacttcttcctcccttccttccttgactcgaggacaacaggagggttaactaaGGAACAGacttaaagcactttgagctgcatttcttgtatgaaagttgctgcacaaataaaatgattacaCTCATCAAACCTTTTCAATACGTCACCCGTCATGTGTTACTTCCTCCTCCGTTCTGTGTGCATGAGCTCCGTTTGACGTCTGTGATTAATGTTTGTGACTGAAGGTGCTGAACGCAGATCAGCTGGACGGAGACCTGAAGGGAGCcgaggatgaggagggaaaCACGGAGAGCCTGGTCTGCTGCGTCCTGTCAGCGCTGCAGAACCTGAGCGAGCAGCTGGAAACATCAAAGGTCTGCTCTATTATTTAATTCATGGGTCAGTGATTGATAAGGgtcggcaagatgagcaatacaaaaatataaaagctgcatcaggtttgttaaaatgtacatttagtatttttgttttttttaccaaaagtaagactgaatgctcctgaaaatgtcaaatggtgtaatcacaaaagaatgataaatattacatattttatccaacaagaaagcaagaaacaaagaaacaaagagagaaagaaagaggagtaaaaagagaaagaacaagaagttggaggagagagaaagaaaaaaaagaatgcggaggaagaagagaaagaaacaaagatacaaagagagaaagaaagaaagaaagaaagaaaaaaagaaagcagaggaagaggagaaaggaagaaaccagatgaaagaagagaaagaaagaaagcagaggaagaagagaaagcatggttcctgatctccatgcttccccagagtaaatgtaatatttagaacaattgtattccattacctttatttaatataaacgtttttatggttacaccacttagacatttttgccataatcctctaatatattctctcaaaatggattaaaagcagaaatttgatgctgggtccataaaaaaagaatgtgtgcaagttattcatacgtttattttcacattttaactctcacctctttttccccctgtgtTCACCACCATGATATAACTCTCAGGCTCCTCCTGGGTCGGTTCTGGATGAAACTCCGGATCTGATCGTCTCTCAGGAAATCCTCAACCAGCTTCTGGCTCAAGAGGATCTGCAGAGCCCCGAACAATACCTGCAGGCCTACAACTCGCCCCTAAACATCAGCATGGACTTTGGTAAGAGGCACATTTAGAGTAGAGAGTAGATTTAAGCTGCATTTAACTGaatgttgtcctcgagtcaaggaaggaagggaggaagaaggaaagaaaagagggaggaaggaaggaaggaagggaggaagaaggaaggaaaggagggagggaggaaggaaaggaaggaagggaggatggaggaaggaaggaatggaaggaagaaagggaggaaggagggaaggaaggaaaggatgggggaaggaaggaaggaaggacggaggaaagaaggaaggaaagaaggagggagggaggaaggaaaggaaggaaggaaggaaggacggaggaaagaaggaaggaaggaaagaaggaaaggaaggatggtaggagggagggaggaaagaaggaaggaacagtcaaaacagactgggttaatttgacctgggaggacgacacaaaggttaactgAATGATGTCATTATCGGTGTTTATAAGACATATTTAactaatgttgtgttttctgataTAAGGACAAGTCATTCGAAGCAGCTCTCTCACCACTGTTTAACTTCCTGGATCAAATTAAAGGTAAGGACTCATCATGCATGTTTAATTATTCCATAAAGGaccgtatgtgtgtgtctgcaagtttttgttccaaccaatgaAGAACACAcaattcaaccaatcagctgtctgaagattgagttgattaaatgagtggAGTCTGGTGAGCTGCTGCTTGGTTTTGATTGAAACCCTGCAGCTACATTATGAAACTTTATGagatagtttggacatgcctgctctagattaacctttgtgtcgtcctcccgggtcaaattgaccccgtctgttttgactgttccttgcttcctccattccttccttccatcagaATATCTGTCTAAGATTTGAGATTTCACTCCCAATTCAATGCAGGTGAACAGAAATGTGACTCacagcaataaaaatataacatttaagtGGTAATATTGAAGATATTGGCTGGGTATAGTTATAGTTCTTGGTGTGGACGGGCCTTTACTCTCTGctctggtctctctctctctctctctctctctctctctctctctctctctctctctctctctctctctctctctcgaccAAACAGTCCTTACTCACCTCTCAACACAATGTGAAATAtcggtcatgtccatgtattgtacgataagttaATAATTATCATGACAGGTCTAAATTGACTGTATGGTTGATGTTTATCAGTATAAACTCACCACGACCTGCTGGGTTCTTCTTTTTGGCGCCGTCACTGTCAGCCTCTCTTACATTTTGATTTACCTGACAATCCAGAAATGTAATTGAATGTTTTATGCCTCTGCAGGAAGCGTTCGGCCTTCACTAATCTGCCTCGGATGTGACTGAAGGTTTCCTCGTAGTGAGAAATCACCGAGCAGACAGTTTCATACCAACATTTAATACACTGCAGCACCTTTCTGTGtatccctcctttttttttgcctctttctgAACATTTGGGTCAGTgctaaataagggttggcaagatgagcaattcaaaaatatgtttaaaatagttttaaaagcagcatcaggtttgttaaaatgtacatttagtatttttgttggttttatatcatttgaaatgacatttgcatcattttttaccaaaagtaagactgaatgctcctgaaaatgtcaaatggtgtaaccacaaaagaatgataactattacatattttatcacctacagtgtatttaagtggacttatactaataattatttcatttaaaacatgtaaatgaaaaggaaaatatttggagtatttctacatttatattttaaagcatttagTCAATATTTAGCAGGACCTATCCTAAAAACtacatgttttttgtaaataatttgtgacaaattatgtagaatttgtttaaaaaaacataagtgTTGTATtctaaaagtggattatatttattccacattttagttcacattaaCTTTCCTGTATATTCAGATTTCAGATAATCagatactggttacaccaactGACACTGTGTTgcatccatagactgtatataagaaatggacgtaacatccgt
This window encodes:
- the LOC134003151 gene encoding testis-expressed protein 47-like, whose amino-acid sequence is MEKNSEQKTEEKAGTSLFHYLKARRKDVEEDMKIVLQRLIVIARLPHDDLAADRTELGAHYEKLNLKLSKQYSWDHMTGLLLIYPSCLLHVIESSREVLVAVLKDLTEMQQQSDGIVLEAAKVVFMANDPESRLFQQWSCKVLNADQLDGDLKGAEDEEGNTESLVCCVLSALQNLSEQLETSKAPPGSVLDETPDLIVSQEILNQLLAQEDLQSPEQYLQAYNSPLNISMDFGKRHI